In a single window of the Bufo bufo chromosome 5, aBufBuf1.1, whole genome shotgun sequence genome:
- the LOC121001587 gene encoding MORN repeat-containing protein 3-like has product MPLLKTIRSAELPWRVWDRKAQKSGLRSTVYRVNGDEYTGEWMNNLRHGKGSYLYKKANAIYQGDWINGKRNGYGTYAVRSPSTGTYIRVYAGNWVNDKKHGYGTYYYSDVEYYEGGWECGKRSAWGKMIYANGDIYDGDWHNDKYCGQGILFLANKNRYEGSWKDGRKHGAGKFYYLDKGRIYDGYWVKDIPKCGTLEDIGCTEAPNTKKLLIPEVKVADPKRVCEEARRALLQKRK; this is encoded by the exons ATGCCGCTACTAAAGACCATCAGGAGCGCCGAACTCCCATGGAGGGTCTGGGATAGAAAAGCCCAGAAATCAGGCCTGAGAAGCACCGTGTACAGGGTCAATGGAGACGAGTACACCGGAGAATGGATGAATAACCTGAGGCATG GCAAAGGCTCTTATCTGTACAAGAAGGCCAACGCCATCTACCAGGGAGACTGGATAAATGGAAAGAGAAACGGATACGGGACGTATGCCGTGAGATCGCCCAGCACTGGAACGTACATTCGAGTTTATGCCGGCAACTGGGTGAATGACAAAAAACAT GGATATGGGACTTACTACTATTCAGATGTTGAATACTATGAAGGCGGCTGGGAGTGCGGAAAAAGGAGCGCATGGGGCAAGATGATATACGCCAATGGTGACATCTATGATGGAGACTGGCACAATGACAAGTACTGTGGACAAGGGATACTTTTCTTAG CAAACAAGAATCGTTATGAAGGATCCTGGAAAGATGGAAGAAAGCATGGAGCTGGGAAATTCTACTACCTGGACAAGGGCAGAATCTATGATGGATATTGGGTGAAAGATATCCCCAAGTGTGGGACTCTGGAGGACATTGGCTGCACAGAAGCTCCTAACACCAAGAAGCTTCTTATTCCTGAG gtgaaaGTGGCTGATCCCAAAAGAGTCTGTGAAGAAGCTAGAAGAGCGCTTCTTCAAAAGAGAAAATGA